A genomic segment from Sciurus carolinensis chromosome 1, mSciCar1.2, whole genome shotgun sequence encodes:
- the Fam83h gene encoding protein FAM83H isoform X1, producing the protein MSGKRGRARKTRGRRAGRAPQAAKQQGPQAEPPPPATGGPWDQAGVASTGHVTSTHLAPQGHPRAARTEQPQAPWRPVQAIAVGSEQVLVLPEHMEGHGAGGPMPALGPELLRLHEVQLCLAQEQLLLEDRRRQVQLQMQLWQEEQLWLQQLQEEQLWLQQLQEQQAWVHMEGLQLAVALEQLRSEGLEALQTHGQAPGPNMARRSQSSSQGDNPLAPGYLPPHYKEYYRLAVDALAEGGPEAYNRFLATEGAPDFLCPEELEHVNRHLQPPQHAAREPPEGSPPDVDMDGSSGTYWPVNSDQAVPELDLGWPLTFGFQGTEVTTLVQPPPPDSPSIKDEARRMIRSAQQVVAVVMDMFTDVDLLSEVLEAAARRVPVYILLDEMNAQHFLDTAEKCRVNLHHVDFLRVRTVAGPTYYCRTGKSFKGHVKEKFLLVDCAVVMSGSYSFMWSFEKIHRSLAHVFQGELVSSFDEEFRILFAQSEPLVPSAGALARMDTYALAPYSGAGPLVGIPGAPTPFSFPKRPHLMFPPPREEGLGFPSFVDPDRHFLSAFRREELPRMPGGALEPHAGMRPLSRRLDTEVGPSGEFGGPRGFFQARHLEMDAFKRHSYAAADGAGAVENFAAARQVSRQTFLSHGDDFRFQTSHFHRDQLYQQQYQWDPQFAPTRPQGLFEKLRGGRPGFADPEDLALGGGPRFPELGPDVQQRLEYVPSSASREVRHGSDPVFGPGPGGLEPGGAPRANLGQRFPCQAVARQGPDTAPEAEPERRAGPEGRAGLRLWRLASYLGGGQEDVGEEGLPTPMEADVYEDDVLAPGSRAPFRVPAALPGKGLWPGSGSGGGESSEREGTEEAGLVKQDSFRSRLNPLIQRSSRLRSSLIFAQAQAEGSGGATTATTEKVQLLHKEQTVSETLGPSGEAMRSTASAKVAELLEKYKGPARDPSAGGGAVTVSSHSKAVMSQAWREEVTAPPGAAGSEHRSLESCLLDLRDSFAQRLHQEAERQPGAASLTAAQLLDTLGRSGADRLPSRFLSAQGHSSSPQRRDSPSPEGPAAHQVPLSEPKGSPTSAYPEQKGSPTPGLSNRRGSPTPGFIEQKGSPTSTYPERRGSPVPPVPERRGSPVPPVPERRGSLTLALSTESPKVGSTEEVAGGPMEVLRKGSLRLRQLLSPKSERRGEEEGSFPVPQENGQPESPRRPSLGRGDSTEAAAGDERGPRARLSSATANALYSSNLRDDTKAILEQISAHGQKHRGAPGPGPAHSSPELGHSPAAGGLAPDMSDKDKCSAIFRSDSLGTQGRLSRTLPASAEERDRLLRRMESMRKEKRVYSRFEVFCKKEEAGGSGAGDDLAEEDTRDSKVGKFMPKILGTLKGKK; encoded by the exons AGGATCGGAGACGGCAGGTCCAGCTGCAGATGCAGCTGTGGCAGGAGGAACAGCTGTGGCTGCAGCAGCTGCAGGAGGAGCAGCTGTGGCTGCAGCAGCTGCAGGAGCAGCAGGCCTGGGTGCACATGGAGGGGCTGCAGCTGGCTGTGGCCTTGGAGCAGCTCCGGAGTGAGGGTCTAGAGGCACTGCAGACTCACGGCCAG GCTCCTGGCCCAAACATGGCTCGTCGCTCCCAGAGTTCCTCACAGGGGGACAACCCACTGGCACCTGGGTACCTGCCACCTCACTACAAAGAGTACTACCGCCTGGCAGTGGATGCGTTGGCTGAGGGTGGGCCAGAAGCCTACAACCGCTTCCTGGCTACAGAGGGGGCACCCGACTTCCTGTGTCCTGAAGAGCTAGAGCATGTGAACCGCCACCTACAGCCCCCGCAGCATGCTGCCCGGGAGCCCCCTGAAGGCAGCCCTCCTGATGTGGATATGGATGGCTCCTCAGGCACATACTGGCCAGTGAACTCAGACCAGGCAGTTCCTGAGCTTGACCTGGGCTGGCCCCTGACCTTCGGCTTCCAGGGCACTGAGGTCACCACGCTGGTGCAGCCACCGCCACCTGACAGCCCCAGCATCAAGGATGAAGCTCGCAGGATGATCCGCTCTGCCCAGCAG GTGGTGGCCGTGGTGATGGACATGTTCACTGATGTGGACTTGCTCAGCGAAGTGCTGGAGGCTGCTGCACGCCGAGTCCCCGTCTACATACTGCTGGATGAGATGAATGCACAGCACTTCCTGGACACGGCGGAAAAGTGCCGAGTCAACCTGCACCACGTAGAC ttCCTGCGTGTGCGCACTGTGGCTGGCCCCACCTATTATTGCCGCACTGGGAAGTCTTTCAAGGGCCACGTGAAAGAGAAGTTCCTGCTAGTAGACTGTGCCGTGGTGATGAGCGGAAGCTACAG CTTCATGTGGTCCTTCGAAAAGATCCACCGCAGCCTGGCACACGTGTTCCAAGGAGAGCTGGTCTCCAGCTTCGATGAAGAGTTCCGCATCCTCTTCGCACAGTCCGAGCCCTTGGTGCCCTCAGCTGGGGCGCTGGCGCGCATGGACACCTACGCCCTGGCTCCATACTCCGGGGCTGGGCCTCTGGTGGGCATCCCTGGGGCGCCaacccctttctccttccctaaaCGGCCACACCTGATGTTCCCTCCGCCCCGGGAAGAAGGCCTGGGTTTCCCCTCCTTCGTGGACCCAGATCGCCACTTCCTTTCGGCCTTCCGCAGAGAAGAGCTGCCCCGGATGCCGGGGGGCGCCCTGGAGCCGCACGCAGGGATGCGGCCACTGTCACGGCGGCTGGACACAGAGGTAGGGCCCAGCGGGGAGTTCGGGGGCCCGCGGGGCTTCTTCCAGGCGCGACACCTGGAGATGGACGCCTTCAAGCGACACAGCTACGCAGCTGCTGACGGCGCAGGCGCTGTGGAGAATTTCGCGGCTGCGCGGCAGGTGTCCCGACAGACGTTCCTCAGTCACGGGGACGACTTCCGTTTCCAGACCAGCCACTTCCACCGTGACCAGCTCTACCAGCAGCAGTACCAGTGGGATCCCCAGTTTGCACCCACGCGCCCGCAGGGCCTGTTCGAGAAGCTTCGCGGTGGCCGCCCCGGCTTTGCTGACCCAGAGGACTTGGCGCTGGGCGGCGGGCCGCGCTTCCCTGAGCTCGGCCCGGATGTGCAGCAGCGGCTGGAATATGTGCCTTCCAGCGCCTCGCGCGAGGTGCGCCACGGCTCAGACCCCGTCTTCGGGCCTGGCCCTGGTGGCCTGGAACCCGGCGGGGCCCCGCGCGCCAACCTGGGCCAGCGTTTCCCGTGCCAAGCGGTGGCGAGGCAAGGCCCGGACACCGCTCCGGAGGCAGAGCCCGAGCGCAGGGCCGGGCCTGAGGGGCGAGCCGGGCTGCGACTCTGGCGCCTCGCCTCTTACCTCGGCGGAGGCCAGGAGGACGTGGGTGAGGAGGGCCTGCCCACGCCCATGGAAGCCGACGTCTACGAAGACGACGTGCTGGCTCCTGGGAGCCGGGCGCCCTTCCGTGTCCCTGCGGCCTTGCCAGGCAAGGGCTTGTGGCCAGGCTCGGGCAGTGGTGGCGGCGAGAGCTCAGAGCGTGAGGGCACAGAGGAAGCAGGCCTGGTCAAGCAGGATTCCTTCCGCTCACGCCTAAACCCGCTCATCCAGCGCAGCTCCAGGCTGCGCTCCTCACTTATCTTCGCGCAGGCGCAGGCTGAAGGCTCTGGAGGTGCCACAACTGCCACCACTGAGAAGGTGCAGTTGCTGCACAAGGAGCAAACAGTCAGCGAGACGCTGGGGCCCAGTGGAGAGGCCATGCGCTCCACCGCCTCTGCTAAAGTGGCCGAGCTGCTGGAGAAATACAAGGGTCCAGCCCGTGACCCAAGTGCTGGGGGAGGTGCGGTCACTGTCTCCAGCCACAGCAAAGCTGTCATGTCCCAAGCCTGGCGGGAAGAGGTGACAGCACCACCAGGCGCAGCAGGGAGTGAGCACCGCAGCCTGGAGAGCTGCCTGCTTGACTTGCGTGATTCCTTTGCCCAAAGGctacaccaggaagcagagcggCAGCCTGGAGCCGCTTCACTCACTGCTGCACAGCTTCTTGACACGCTGGGGCGGAGTGGCGCTGACCGCTTGCCCTCCCGTTTCCTCTCTGCCCAGGGCCACTCCAGCTCTCCGCAGAGGCGGGACAGCCCCTCTCCAGAAGGGCCTGCTGCACACCAGGTGCCCCTTTCTGAGCCAAAAGGGAGCCCCACCTCGGCCTACCCAGAGCAAAAGGGGAGCCCCACGCCAGGGTTATCCAATCGGAGAGGCAGTCCAACTCCAGGATTTATTGAACAGAAGGGGAGCCCCACCTCGACCTATCCAGAACGCAGGGGTAGCCCAGTGCCCCCTGTGCCTGAGCGCAGGGGCAGCCCAGTGCCCCCTGTGCCTGAGCGCAGGGGCAGTCTCACCCTTGCCTTGTCTACTGAGTCTCCTAAGGTTGGGAGCACCGAGGAGGTGGCCGGAGGCCCTATGGAAGTCCTGCGCAAAGGCTCCCTGCGTCTCAGGCAGCTGCTGAGCCCCAAGAGTGAGCGTCGTGGGGAGGAAGAGGGCAGCTTCCCAGTGCCACAGGAGAATGGGCAGCCAGAGAGTCCCCGGCGGCCATCTCTGGGCCGAGGTGATAGCACAGAGGCTGCTGCAGGGGACGAGCGGGGTCCAAGGGCACGGCTGTCTTCAGCCACGGCCAATGCCTTATACAGCAGCAACCTACGAGATGACACAAAGGCCATTCTGGAGCAGATCAGCGCCCATGGTCAGAAGCACCGTGGAGCTCCAGGCCCGGGCCCGGCCCACAGCAGCCCTGAGCTGGGCCACTCGCCAGCTGCTGGAGGCCTGGCCCCAGACATGTCCGACAAGGACAAGTGTTCGGCCATCTTCCGATCGGACAGTCTGGGTACGCAAGGACGGCTGAGCCGCACACTGCCTGCAAGTGCAGAGGAACGGGACCGCCTGCTGCGCCGCATGGAGAGCATGCGCAAGGAGAAGCGTGTCTACAGCCGCTTCGAGGTCTTCTGCAAAAAGGAAGAAGCCGGTGGTTCTGGGGCAGGGGATGACCTGGCAGAGGAGGACACCAGAGACAGCAAGGTGGGCAAGTTCATGCCCAAGATCCTGGGTACACTCAAAGGCAAAAAGTGA
- the Fam83h gene encoding protein FAM83H isoform X2 — protein MARRSQSSSQGDNPLAPGYLPPHYKEYYRLAVDALAEGGPEAYNRFLATEGAPDFLCPEELEHVNRHLQPPQHAAREPPEGSPPDVDMDGSSGTYWPVNSDQAVPELDLGWPLTFGFQGTEVTTLVQPPPPDSPSIKDEARRMIRSAQQVVAVVMDMFTDVDLLSEVLEAAARRVPVYILLDEMNAQHFLDTAEKCRVNLHHVDFLRVRTVAGPTYYCRTGKSFKGHVKEKFLLVDCAVVMSGSYSFMWSFEKIHRSLAHVFQGELVSSFDEEFRILFAQSEPLVPSAGALARMDTYALAPYSGAGPLVGIPGAPTPFSFPKRPHLMFPPPREEGLGFPSFVDPDRHFLSAFRREELPRMPGGALEPHAGMRPLSRRLDTEVGPSGEFGGPRGFFQARHLEMDAFKRHSYAAADGAGAVENFAAARQVSRQTFLSHGDDFRFQTSHFHRDQLYQQQYQWDPQFAPTRPQGLFEKLRGGRPGFADPEDLALGGGPRFPELGPDVQQRLEYVPSSASREVRHGSDPVFGPGPGGLEPGGAPRANLGQRFPCQAVARQGPDTAPEAEPERRAGPEGRAGLRLWRLASYLGGGQEDVGEEGLPTPMEADVYEDDVLAPGSRAPFRVPAALPGKGLWPGSGSGGGESSEREGTEEAGLVKQDSFRSRLNPLIQRSSRLRSSLIFAQAQAEGSGGATTATTEKVQLLHKEQTVSETLGPSGEAMRSTASAKVAELLEKYKGPARDPSAGGGAVTVSSHSKAVMSQAWREEVTAPPGAAGSEHRSLESCLLDLRDSFAQRLHQEAERQPGAASLTAAQLLDTLGRSGADRLPSRFLSAQGHSSSPQRRDSPSPEGPAAHQVPLSEPKGSPTSAYPEQKGSPTPGLSNRRGSPTPGFIEQKGSPTSTYPERRGSPVPPVPERRGSPVPPVPERRGSLTLALSTESPKVGSTEEVAGGPMEVLRKGSLRLRQLLSPKSERRGEEEGSFPVPQENGQPESPRRPSLGRGDSTEAAAGDERGPRARLSSATANALYSSNLRDDTKAILEQISAHGQKHRGAPGPGPAHSSPELGHSPAAGGLAPDMSDKDKCSAIFRSDSLGTQGRLSRTLPASAEERDRLLRRMESMRKEKRVYSRFEVFCKKEEAGGSGAGDDLAEEDTRDSKVGKFMPKILGTLKGKK, from the exons ATGGCTCGTCGCTCCCAGAGTTCCTCACAGGGGGACAACCCACTGGCACCTGGGTACCTGCCACCTCACTACAAAGAGTACTACCGCCTGGCAGTGGATGCGTTGGCTGAGGGTGGGCCAGAAGCCTACAACCGCTTCCTGGCTACAGAGGGGGCACCCGACTTCCTGTGTCCTGAAGAGCTAGAGCATGTGAACCGCCACCTACAGCCCCCGCAGCATGCTGCCCGGGAGCCCCCTGAAGGCAGCCCTCCTGATGTGGATATGGATGGCTCCTCAGGCACATACTGGCCAGTGAACTCAGACCAGGCAGTTCCTGAGCTTGACCTGGGCTGGCCCCTGACCTTCGGCTTCCAGGGCACTGAGGTCACCACGCTGGTGCAGCCACCGCCACCTGACAGCCCCAGCATCAAGGATGAAGCTCGCAGGATGATCCGCTCTGCCCAGCAG GTGGTGGCCGTGGTGATGGACATGTTCACTGATGTGGACTTGCTCAGCGAAGTGCTGGAGGCTGCTGCACGCCGAGTCCCCGTCTACATACTGCTGGATGAGATGAATGCACAGCACTTCCTGGACACGGCGGAAAAGTGCCGAGTCAACCTGCACCACGTAGAC ttCCTGCGTGTGCGCACTGTGGCTGGCCCCACCTATTATTGCCGCACTGGGAAGTCTTTCAAGGGCCACGTGAAAGAGAAGTTCCTGCTAGTAGACTGTGCCGTGGTGATGAGCGGAAGCTACAG CTTCATGTGGTCCTTCGAAAAGATCCACCGCAGCCTGGCACACGTGTTCCAAGGAGAGCTGGTCTCCAGCTTCGATGAAGAGTTCCGCATCCTCTTCGCACAGTCCGAGCCCTTGGTGCCCTCAGCTGGGGCGCTGGCGCGCATGGACACCTACGCCCTGGCTCCATACTCCGGGGCTGGGCCTCTGGTGGGCATCCCTGGGGCGCCaacccctttctccttccctaaaCGGCCACACCTGATGTTCCCTCCGCCCCGGGAAGAAGGCCTGGGTTTCCCCTCCTTCGTGGACCCAGATCGCCACTTCCTTTCGGCCTTCCGCAGAGAAGAGCTGCCCCGGATGCCGGGGGGCGCCCTGGAGCCGCACGCAGGGATGCGGCCACTGTCACGGCGGCTGGACACAGAGGTAGGGCCCAGCGGGGAGTTCGGGGGCCCGCGGGGCTTCTTCCAGGCGCGACACCTGGAGATGGACGCCTTCAAGCGACACAGCTACGCAGCTGCTGACGGCGCAGGCGCTGTGGAGAATTTCGCGGCTGCGCGGCAGGTGTCCCGACAGACGTTCCTCAGTCACGGGGACGACTTCCGTTTCCAGACCAGCCACTTCCACCGTGACCAGCTCTACCAGCAGCAGTACCAGTGGGATCCCCAGTTTGCACCCACGCGCCCGCAGGGCCTGTTCGAGAAGCTTCGCGGTGGCCGCCCCGGCTTTGCTGACCCAGAGGACTTGGCGCTGGGCGGCGGGCCGCGCTTCCCTGAGCTCGGCCCGGATGTGCAGCAGCGGCTGGAATATGTGCCTTCCAGCGCCTCGCGCGAGGTGCGCCACGGCTCAGACCCCGTCTTCGGGCCTGGCCCTGGTGGCCTGGAACCCGGCGGGGCCCCGCGCGCCAACCTGGGCCAGCGTTTCCCGTGCCAAGCGGTGGCGAGGCAAGGCCCGGACACCGCTCCGGAGGCAGAGCCCGAGCGCAGGGCCGGGCCTGAGGGGCGAGCCGGGCTGCGACTCTGGCGCCTCGCCTCTTACCTCGGCGGAGGCCAGGAGGACGTGGGTGAGGAGGGCCTGCCCACGCCCATGGAAGCCGACGTCTACGAAGACGACGTGCTGGCTCCTGGGAGCCGGGCGCCCTTCCGTGTCCCTGCGGCCTTGCCAGGCAAGGGCTTGTGGCCAGGCTCGGGCAGTGGTGGCGGCGAGAGCTCAGAGCGTGAGGGCACAGAGGAAGCAGGCCTGGTCAAGCAGGATTCCTTCCGCTCACGCCTAAACCCGCTCATCCAGCGCAGCTCCAGGCTGCGCTCCTCACTTATCTTCGCGCAGGCGCAGGCTGAAGGCTCTGGAGGTGCCACAACTGCCACCACTGAGAAGGTGCAGTTGCTGCACAAGGAGCAAACAGTCAGCGAGACGCTGGGGCCCAGTGGAGAGGCCATGCGCTCCACCGCCTCTGCTAAAGTGGCCGAGCTGCTGGAGAAATACAAGGGTCCAGCCCGTGACCCAAGTGCTGGGGGAGGTGCGGTCACTGTCTCCAGCCACAGCAAAGCTGTCATGTCCCAAGCCTGGCGGGAAGAGGTGACAGCACCACCAGGCGCAGCAGGGAGTGAGCACCGCAGCCTGGAGAGCTGCCTGCTTGACTTGCGTGATTCCTTTGCCCAAAGGctacaccaggaagcagagcggCAGCCTGGAGCCGCTTCACTCACTGCTGCACAGCTTCTTGACACGCTGGGGCGGAGTGGCGCTGACCGCTTGCCCTCCCGTTTCCTCTCTGCCCAGGGCCACTCCAGCTCTCCGCAGAGGCGGGACAGCCCCTCTCCAGAAGGGCCTGCTGCACACCAGGTGCCCCTTTCTGAGCCAAAAGGGAGCCCCACCTCGGCCTACCCAGAGCAAAAGGGGAGCCCCACGCCAGGGTTATCCAATCGGAGAGGCAGTCCAACTCCAGGATTTATTGAACAGAAGGGGAGCCCCACCTCGACCTATCCAGAACGCAGGGGTAGCCCAGTGCCCCCTGTGCCTGAGCGCAGGGGCAGCCCAGTGCCCCCTGTGCCTGAGCGCAGGGGCAGTCTCACCCTTGCCTTGTCTACTGAGTCTCCTAAGGTTGGGAGCACCGAGGAGGTGGCCGGAGGCCCTATGGAAGTCCTGCGCAAAGGCTCCCTGCGTCTCAGGCAGCTGCTGAGCCCCAAGAGTGAGCGTCGTGGGGAGGAAGAGGGCAGCTTCCCAGTGCCACAGGAGAATGGGCAGCCAGAGAGTCCCCGGCGGCCATCTCTGGGCCGAGGTGATAGCACAGAGGCTGCTGCAGGGGACGAGCGGGGTCCAAGGGCACGGCTGTCTTCAGCCACGGCCAATGCCTTATACAGCAGCAACCTACGAGATGACACAAAGGCCATTCTGGAGCAGATCAGCGCCCATGGTCAGAAGCACCGTGGAGCTCCAGGCCCGGGCCCGGCCCACAGCAGCCCTGAGCTGGGCCACTCGCCAGCTGCTGGAGGCCTGGCCCCAGACATGTCCGACAAGGACAAGTGTTCGGCCATCTTCCGATCGGACAGTCTGGGTACGCAAGGACGGCTGAGCCGCACACTGCCTGCAAGTGCAGAGGAACGGGACCGCCTGCTGCGCCGCATGGAGAGCATGCGCAAGGAGAAGCGTGTCTACAGCCGCTTCGAGGTCTTCTGCAAAAAGGAAGAAGCCGGTGGTTCTGGGGCAGGGGATGACCTGGCAGAGGAGGACACCAGAGACAGCAAGGTGGGCAAGTTCATGCCCAAGATCCTGGGTACACTCAAAGGCAAAAAGTGA